From the Euphorbia lathyris chromosome 6, ddEupLath1.1, whole genome shotgun sequence genome, one window contains:
- the LOC136232533 gene encoding subtilisin-like protease SBT4.4 gives MANVHCFSLLILIFTINSFSVCADEDRKLHIVYMGSLPKGKYSPSSHHLTLLQRVIKTSSAQHLLITSYKRSFNGFAAMLSDYEAKQLQSSKEVVSVFPSITYQLQTTRSWSFMGFEETEHQHPSAKSNVIIGVLDTGIWPESQSFNDQGFFTPPMKWQGVCKGGPNFTCNDKLIGARYYGSRSNTARDYLGHGTHTASTAAGNKVKGASFFGLANGTARGGVPSARIAAYQVCDFMGCGGADILAGFDDAISDGVDVLTISLGSRTPHPFHTDVIAIGAFHAMERGIITSHSAGNSGPSLASLSSTAPWTLSVGASSIDRRIITKVILGNGMTLVGNSVNSFDLKGKNFPLINGIDAKLATCSDSQASSCSRSCLNESRVKGKIVVCDDEAGADGATRAGAVGSIFERKRTQEDVSYPWPLPAVVLNAESFGSLQSYMKSSKHPVAKILKSEEIKDSTAPLVASFSSRGPNRIAQDLLKPDIVAPGIDILAAFPLSPPTGSYYEKRKVKYNILSGTSMACPHAAGVAAYVQTFHPEWSPSAIQSAIMTTALPMNSTMNSGAEFAYGSGHINPSGAINPGLVYEAEKADYITFLCSLGYGGDRLRLISGDNSINCPEGANESPRNLNYPSMTAKIQSSMSFTVSFTRTVTNVGKSNSSYKAEISTNSKLKICVVPNVLSFKSKDEKKSFNVTVSGGSLNEDEMVSASLVWSDGSLNVRSTIVIYAE, from the exons ATGGCTAATGTTCATTGTTTTAGCCTATTAATTCTGATATTCACTATAAACTCATTCAGTGTCTGTGCAGATGAAGATAGGAAG CTTCATATTGTGTACATGGGTTCACTACCTAAAGGGAAATACTCTCCATCATCACACCATCTTACCCTGCTTCAAAGAGTTATTAAGACCAG CTCGGCACAACATTTGTTAATCACAAGCTACAAAAGGAGTTTCAATGGATTTGCAGCTATGCTCTCTGATTATGAAGCAAAACAGCTTCAAA GCTCAAAGGAAGTAGTCTCGGTTTTCCCAAGCATAACTTATCAGCTTCAAACTACAAGATCCTGGAGTTTTATGGGTTTTGAGGAGACTGAACATCAACATCCCAGTGCCAAGAGTAATGTTATAATTGGTGTTTTAGATACCGGAATATGGCCTGAATCACAAAGTTTCAATGACCAAGGGTTTTTTACTCCTCCAATGAAGTGGCAAGGAGTCTGTAAAGGCGGTCCAAATTTCACCTGCAACGA CAAGCTAATTGGAGCTCGATATTATGGATCTCGATCTAACACAGCAAGAGACTATCTTGGTCACGGTACGCACACTGCATCAACAGCAGCTGGGAACAAAGTAAAGGGTGCAAGTTTTTTTGGACTAGCCAATGGTACTGCAAGGGGAGGAGTACCTTCTGCTAGGATTGCTGCCTATCAAGTTTGTGATTTCATGGGATGCGGTGGAGCAGACATCTTGGCTGGCTTTGATGATGCTATTTCCGATGGAGTCGACGTTTTAACCATTTCTTTAGGATCCCGAACTCCACATCCTTTTCATACAGATGTAATTGCAATTGGAGCTTTTCATGCAATGGAGAGAGGAATAATCACCTCTCATTCTGCTGGAAATAGTGGTCCTTCTTTAGCATCTCTGTCAAGTACGGCACCATGGACACTCTCAGTCGGTGCAAGCAGCATTGATCGTCGAATTATTACCAAAGTTATTCTTGGAAATGGAATGACATTAGTA GGGAATTCGGTTAATTCCTTTGATCTAAAAGGCAAAAACTTTCCTTTGATTAATGGAATCGATGCAAAACTCGCTACCTGTTCAGATTCACAAGCGAG TTCTTGCTCTCGCTCTTGTCTAAACGAGAGTCGTGTGAAGGGGAAGATTGTGGTTTGTGATGATGAAGCTGGAGCAGATGGGGCAACAAGAGCTGGTGCTGTTGGTTCTATCTTTGAACGAAAACGCACCCAAGAAGATGTTTCCTATCCTTGGCCATTACCTGCAGTTGTTTTAAATGCTGAAAGTTTTGGTTCTTTACAATCCTACATGAAATCCTCAAA ACATCCAGTagcaaaaatattaaaaagcGAGGAGATCAAAGACTCAACCGCGCCTTTAGTTGCTTCTTTTTCCTCAAGAGGGCCAAATAGAATTGCTCAAGATCTTTTGAAG CCAGATATAGTCGCACCAGGAATAGATATATTAGCAGCATTTCCTCTTTCTCCACCTACTGGTAGCTATTACGAGAAGCGGAAAGTTAAATACAACATACTATCTGGAACTTCAATGGCCTGTCCCCATGCTGCTGGTGTAGCTGCTTATGTTCAAACATTTCATCCAGAATGGTCTCCTTCGGCAATTCAATCTGCAATTATGACTActg CTCTTCCTATGAATTCTACTATGAATTCCGGTGCTGAATTCGCTTATGGTTCTGGACATATTAACCCTTCCGGAGCTATAAATCCGGGACTTGTGTATGAAGCTGAAAAGGCCGACTACATAACATTCCTCTGCAGCTTAGGCTATGGAGGAGATAGGCTCAGACTCATTTCAGGAGATAATAGTATTAATTGTCCTGAAGGTGCAAATGAATCACCAAGGAATTTGAACTACCCTTCTATGACTGCCAAAATTCAATCTAGTATGTCATTCACAGTTAGCTTTACCAGAACAGTGACGAATGTTGGCAAATCGAATTCGAGCTACAAAGCAGAGATTTCGACAAATTCGAAACTTAAGATCTGTGTGGTGCCTAATGTCCTCTCCTTCAAATCCAAAGATGAGAAGAAGTCATTCAATGTGACTGTTAGTGGTGGAAGTTTGAACGAAGATGAGATGGTGTCCGCATCATTGGTGTGGTCGGATGGAAGTCTTAATGTAAGGAGTACGATTGTTATTTACGCTGAGTAA